In bacterium, a genomic segment contains:
- a CDS encoding DUF262 domain-containing protein, translating to MKMELRRRALDKLYKRRDRIEMPDFQREEVWTLDQKRLLIDTILRGWHLPKFYFRKVDESSYECVDGQQRLSAVWEFYDNKLLLANDTTKAFGGPTYAKLKPQHSDDFDDFELDIEELEDTSDEDLKELFVRLQLGTPLTTAEKLNAVSGEARDFAHWVADQEFFGRRIGVRDTRYAHFDIASKWLFVEARGVLPQMRFAQLNNFLRENTSFSRVGDTAKRMKAVLQYLTAVKPDQAQFLRNRASVLSVCMLASAVVRAGVPKTTAPKFGAFLKQFFSDLTREVEKGSKATNADLLRYQEAISYGSTGADSIRERLEVLTRNLAAFDPLFAPVIRAQAKAGAPVAGLASEVSDLVYVVNEKAAAVGGVDTFKMTTRSSKALKALGKACQGEGDFGAFVDNLYFLVYEGSGDCKRLPSPPPNFSMDVKFLRTHLRHDLDHGNEADAAKKRKRAGAVFEKYTGKDALGECGPDELLAAQIRLLKGLKEMLENL from the coding sequence ATGAAAATGGAGTTGCGCCGCAGAGCACTCGACAAGCTGTATAAACGCCGGGATCGGATCGAGATGCCCGACTTTCAGCGTGAAGAGGTCTGGACGCTCGATCAGAAGCGCCTCCTCATCGACACGATTCTTAGGGGCTGGCATCTTCCGAAGTTCTACTTTCGCAAGGTGGACGAGTCGAGCTACGAGTGCGTCGACGGGCAGCAGCGGTTGAGCGCCGTTTGGGAGTTCTACGACAACAAGTTGCTCCTCGCAAACGACACGACAAAGGCTTTTGGCGGCCCGACGTACGCCAAGCTCAAACCGCAGCACTCCGATGACTTCGACGATTTCGAACTCGATATCGAAGAGCTCGAGGACACGAGCGACGAGGACCTTAAGGAACTATTTGTTCGCCTCCAACTCGGCACTCCCCTGACTACAGCCGAAAAGCTCAATGCAGTAAGCGGCGAGGCACGTGATTTCGCGCATTGGGTCGCTGATCAGGAGTTCTTCGGACGCCGCATCGGTGTTCGGGACACGCGCTACGCCCATTTCGACATTGCATCTAAGTGGCTTTTTGTTGAAGCCCGGGGCGTCCTGCCTCAAATGCGCTTTGCGCAGCTCAACAACTTCCTACGCGAGAACACCTCATTCAGCCGTGTTGGTGACACGGCGAAGCGGATGAAGGCTGTCCTTCAGTATCTGACCGCAGTCAAGCCAGATCAGGCGCAGTTCCTTCGTAACCGAGCGAGCGTATTATCCGTATGCATGTTAGCATCGGCGGTGGTTCGCGCGGGCGTGCCGAAGACGACCGCGCCCAAGTTCGGGGCCTTCCTTAAGCAGTTCTTTAGCGACCTGACTCGTGAGGTCGAAAAGGGTTCAAAGGCCACCAACGCGGACCTCCTCCGATACCAGGAGGCTATCAGCTATGGCTCGACTGGTGCCGACTCCATTCGAGAGCGCCTCGAAGTTCTAACCCGGAATCTCGCGGCCTTCGACCCCTTGTTCGCTCCTGTAATTCGAGCACAAGCGAAAGCGGGTGCGCCCGTGGCCGGCCTTGCGAGCGAGGTGTCGGATCTGGTGTACGTCGTCAACGAGAAGGCGGCCGCGGTGGGGGGCGTCGACACCTTTAAGATGACAACCCGATCGTCCAAGGCCCTTAAGGCGCTCGGTAAGGCCTGCCAGGGTGAAGGCGATTTCGGCGCGTTTGTAGACAATCTGTATTTCCTCGTCTATGAAGGGTCTGGTGACTGCAAACGTCTACCGAGCCCACCGCCGAACTTCTCGATGGACGTCAAGTTTCTTCGCACCCACTTGCGCCATGACCTCGATCATGGCAACGAAGCCGATGCGGCCAAGAAACGCAAACGAGCGGGGGCGGTTTTCGAGAAGTACACTGGTAAGGACGCTCTCGGAGAGTGCGGACCCGACGAGTTACTGGCGGCTCAGATCCGTCTCCTCAAGGGTTTGAAGGAGATGCTTGAGAACCTATAG
- a CDS encoding AAA family ATPase gives MSEEADHSAEEAELQAAIEAVLASSSRKKLVIAGPGTGKTTLFKWLLELSPGGRDERIVLTFINTLKDDLKDDLGEMAQVYTLHSYCLGLLYRHPALRGPLSEDFTCRPGLAGLIADDYKIIHGEDAPRFVGKMRALADDDDMRFYLERGVYYDAADFDDTVYRAYQGLKVGHAPVDSFQLVLIDEYQDFNAMEAGVIDSLAETSPIVIAGDDDQALYSQLRDASWDHIRLLNDAGDYEVHKLPFCMRCPKVVVDAVNDIITRANELDRLAGRIDKPYKHFPPVKGSDSAKYPLIDEVETTVQRQTANYMGQYIAQEIGQIPDDEIQESLNGGYPTALVIVAQPYRDQIVRHLEDAGYEVDTKRDSEGRLTRETGLAILKSNAESNLGWRIILAADRPAFLGDAVRATADNLTLLADSIPVDYRKHVLAEAEANELPQQTEGAAPQGEGELRPSIKVTSFEGAKGLSAQHVYMVGLHDGELPHDPQSIKDLEICKFIVGLTRTRKKCTLIHTRNFAGGWKVASCFLDWIDPTRLAHLRVDADYWKQRAADDAPGRGGVALTRGSSRIASLAAHPQRRLDGPPADSEASTRVPKEPNP, from the coding sequence GTGTCGGAAGAGGCAGACCACTCGGCCGAAGAGGCGGAACTCCAGGCAGCCATCGAGGCGGTGCTTGCCTCATCCAGCCGCAAGAAGTTGGTCATTGCCGGACCCGGTACCGGGAAAACGACACTGTTCAAGTGGCTGCTCGAGTTGTCCCCGGGAGGTCGTGACGAGCGAATCGTCCTCACCTTCATCAACACCCTGAAAGACGACCTCAAGGACGACCTCGGTGAGATGGCTCAGGTCTACACCCTGCACTCGTACTGTCTGGGCTTGCTCTATCGGCATCCTGCGCTCAGGGGACCGCTGTCGGAGGACTTCACGTGTCGCCCGGGGCTTGCAGGCCTGATCGCAGATGACTACAAGATCATCCATGGTGAGGACGCGCCCCGCTTCGTGGGCAAGATGCGCGCACTGGCTGATGACGACGACATGCGGTTCTACCTGGAGCGAGGGGTGTACTACGACGCCGCCGACTTCGATGACACGGTCTACAGAGCGTATCAGGGGCTCAAGGTCGGCCACGCCCCTGTCGATTCGTTTCAGCTCGTTCTGATTGACGAGTACCAGGATTTCAACGCCATGGAGGCAGGGGTGATCGATTCCCTGGCGGAGACTAGCCCGATTGTGATTGCCGGCGATGACGACCAGGCGTTGTACAGCCAGCTACGCGATGCGAGCTGGGATCACATCCGACTTCTGAACGACGCGGGCGACTACGAGGTTCACAAGCTTCCATTCTGCATGCGCTGTCCCAAGGTGGTGGTCGATGCCGTCAATGACATCATCACACGGGCCAATGAACTCGACCGGCTTGCTGGCCGCATCGACAAACCGTACAAGCACTTCCCGCCGGTGAAGGGCTCTGACAGCGCGAAGTACCCACTCATCGACGAAGTCGAGACAACGGTGCAGCGGCAGACCGCAAACTACATGGGACAATACATCGCTCAGGAAATCGGTCAGATTCCAGATGACGAGATCCAGGAGTCGCTCAACGGAGGCTACCCAACGGCGCTCGTGATCGTCGCCCAGCCCTACCGGGATCAGATAGTCCGGCACTTGGAGGATGCGGGGTATGAGGTGGACACGAAGCGCGACTCAGAAGGTAGGCTGACTCGTGAAACGGGTCTCGCGATTCTGAAGTCGAATGCCGAGTCCAACCTTGGATGGCGAATCATCCTTGCAGCCGACAGGCCCGCGTTTCTGGGCGACGCCGTCCGCGCGACGGCGGATAACCTGACGTTGCTCGCGGACTCAATTCCCGTCGACTATCGCAAGCACGTCCTTGCAGAAGCTGAAGCGAACGAGTTGCCTCAGCAAACGGAGGGGGCGGCGCCGCAGGGCGAGGGGGAGCTTCGGCCCAGCATCAAGGTCACCTCGTTCGAAGGGGCTAAAGGCCTCTCGGCCCAGCACGTGTACATGGTCGGGCTGCATGACGGCGAGTTGCCCCACGATCCCCAGTCGATCAAGGATCTCGAGATCTGCAAGTTCATCGTCGGACTGACTCGCACGCGCAAGAAGTGCACGCTGATTCACACCCGCAACTTCGCGGGCGGCTGGAAGGTCGCGTCTTGCTTCCTCGACTGGATTGACCCCACGCGCCTTGCGCATCTCAGGGTTGATGCTGACTACTGGAAGCAGCGAGCTGCAGATGACGCCCCAGGGCGAGGGGGCGTCGCTCTAACCCGGGGATCGAGCCGAATCGCTTCACTCGCGGCTCATCCCCAGAGACGGTTAGACGGCCCACCCGCTGACAGTGAAGCCAGCACACGCGTTCCTAAGGAGCCGAACCCGTGA